One genomic segment of Choristoneura fumiferana chromosome Z, NRCan_CFum_1, whole genome shotgun sequence includes these proteins:
- the Dh44 gene encoding corticotropin-releasing diuretic hormone 44 isoform X3, with protein MMWWAIWCAVAVAVAGAAAAPASDALAPLSSLDLPQIDSLTTDDENLGYAGLAGSRYAPGSPWLYVLADMPRDSQVRRSAGKRARSGFSVIPAVEVLQRNAYSNYLQHVAHSNRDFLNCIGKRDPWSSSDCKLKH; from the exons ATGTGGTGGGCGATATGGTGCGCTGTGGCGGTGGCGGTGGCGGGGGCGGCAGCCGCGCCCGCCTCGGACGCACTCGCTCCGCTGTCCTCGCTGGACCTGCCACAGATCGACTCACTCACAACCGACGAT GAAAACCTGGGCTACGCGGGACTGGCGGGCTCGCGCTACGCGCCCGGCTCGCCCTGGCTCTACGTGCTCGCGGACATGCCTCGCGACTCGCAG GTGAGACGTAGCGCGGGcaagcgcgcgcgcagcggctTCTCCGTGATCCCGGCCGTCGAGGTGCTGCAGCGCAACGCCTATTCTAACTACCTCCAACACGTCGCTCACTCCAACAGGGACTTCCTCAACTGCATTGGAAAACGAG ATCCCTGGAGTAGCTCGGACTGCAAACTGAAACACTAA
- the Dh44 gene encoding corticotropin-releasing diuretic hormone 44 isoform X2, translating into MMWWAIWCAVAVAVAGAAAAPASDALAPLSSLDLPQIDSLTTDDENLGYAGLAGSRYAPGSPWLYVLADMPRDSQEWRGRSKRRMPSLSIDLPMAVLRQKLSLEQSRHDHAVQAAANRNFLNDIGKRGLQWDSSLDSQKFY; encoded by the exons ATGTGGTGGGCGATATGGTGCGCTGTGGCGGTGGCGGTGGCGGGGGCGGCAGCCGCGCCCGCCTCGGACGCACTCGCTCCGCTGTCCTCGCTGGACCTGCCACAGATCGACTCACTCACAACCGACGAT GAAAACCTGGGCTACGCGGGACTGGCGGGCTCGCGCTACGCGCCCGGCTCGCCCTGGCTCTACGTGCTCGCGGACATGCCTCGCGACTCGCAG GAGTGGCGCGGGCGCAGCAAGCGGCGCATGCCGTCGCTGTCGATCGACCTGCCGATGGCCGTGCTGCGGCAGAAGCTGAGTCTGGAGCAGTCGCGCCACGACCACGCCGTGCAGGCCGCCGCCAACAGGAACTTCTTGAACGACATCGGTAAACGAG gtttGCAATGGGACTCTTCTCTAGATTCGCAGAAATTCTACTAG
- the Dh44 gene encoding corticotropin-releasing diuretic hormone 44 isoform X1, giving the protein MMWWAIWCAVAVAVAGAAAAPASDALAPLSSLDLPQIDSLTTDDENLGYAGLAGSRYAPGSPWLYVLADMPRDSQRVAGSSERRARPKRKMPSLSINNPMEVLRQRLMLEVARKQMREASQRQAVANRVFLQNVGKRGFWANPGPVVYDN; this is encoded by the exons ATGTGGTGGGCGATATGGTGCGCTGTGGCGGTGGCGGTGGCGGGGGCGGCAGCCGCGCCCGCCTCGGACGCACTCGCTCCGCTGTCCTCGCTGGACCTGCCACAGATCGACTCACTCACAACCGACGAT GAAAACCTGGGCTACGCGGGACTGGCGGGCTCGCGCTACGCGCCCGGCTCGCCCTGGCTCTACGTGCTCGCGGACATGCCTCGCGACTCGCAG AGGGTGGCGGGGAGCAgcgagcggcgcgcgcggccgAAGCGCAAGATGCCCTCGCTCTCGATCAACAACCCAATGGAGGTGCTGCGGCAGCGGCTTATGCTGGAAGTGGCCCGCAAGCAGATGCGCGAGGCCAGCCAGCGGCAGGCCGTCGCCAACCGAGTCTTTCTCCAGAACGTCGGCAAACGCG GATTCTGGGCGAACCCTGGTCCAGTGGTCTACGACAATTAG
- the Dh44 gene encoding corticotropin-releasing diuretic hormone 44 isoform X4 → MMWWAIWCAVAVAVAGAAAAPASDALAPLSSLDLPQIDSLTTDDENLGYAGLAGSRYAPGSPWLYVLADMPRDSQVRRSAGKRARSGFSVIPAVEVLQRNAYSNYLQHVAHSNRDFLNCIGKRARTAN, encoded by the exons ATGTGGTGGGCGATATGGTGCGCTGTGGCGGTGGCGGTGGCGGGGGCGGCAGCCGCGCCCGCCTCGGACGCACTCGCTCCGCTGTCCTCGCTGGACCTGCCACAGATCGACTCACTCACAACCGACGAT GAAAACCTGGGCTACGCGGGACTGGCGGGCTCGCGCTACGCGCCCGGCTCGCCCTGGCTCTACGTGCTCGCGGACATGCCTCGCGACTCGCAG GTGAGACGTAGCGCGGGcaagcgcgcgcgcagcggctTCTCCGTGATCCCGGCCGTCGAGGTGCTGCAGCGCAACGCCTATTCTAACTACCTCCAACACGTCGCTCACTCCAACAGGGACTTCCTCAACTGCATTGGAAAACGAG CTCGGACTGCAAACTGA